In Rubrivirga marina, the following are encoded in one genomic region:
- the smc gene encoding chromosome segregation protein SMC, with protein MYLSRLDLHGFKSFAQKTSVDFSPGVTAIVGPNGCGKSNVIDAVRWVLGEQRSRLLRSESMAGVIFNGSSGKKPLGMAEVSLTVENTRGVLPTEYSEVTVTRRLYRNGDSEYLLNGTVCRLRDILDLFMDTGMGAGAYSVIELSMVEDILSEQADDRRRLFEEAAGVTKYKRRRAQALRKLDSTQADLTRLDDIIEEVDKQVRSLSRQAQKAARHERLATRLRRLELALAAHDVTRLQDERDRLEAAVQEKGTEAEGLGAKVAAGEAQIEGARTALVGLEQDMAKAARALQTHAETVQKLEAEIRLGDERQSAGRRALERIARERDADAVRAADAERDEAEAAQRIETAEAALAERDAALLVAEGERTEARDAAETARQNAQSARATAAEATGALRDAERAVERARDRRAFLEQDAERVAAERQQLADAPEAKTDRAPLNDAESALDAANTTLTRAVEARDAARAAFEAADADRQHARAAAQAAKAEADLLQALVEAGPGGDGAVAFLVAHPDVEAPLLAEVVGAKEADRLALDAALGAWSQALVVPDEDAADAAIGRLRAADQGRATFLVLSRVGKSQTERSPVPPGATPALDLARADERYTPLLQALLGNTFVVESMVKARSLRDAYPVARFVTREGAWTDASGAVHGGSPTPSDAAGRMGVRERQAEAADVLDAAERAREAAEQTAEAARADRDEAETARRQAESDRDRARDARDKARDAVTRAEAAAQAQEAQSARLGARAEEIRQQIAALPETEALEDAVAARQLEASDAHARQAMADAALDDAQKARQSAEAAWSDARLAHARSQSAAQAAREARDRAAQTRADIARRQADRDAEAGRVRAEIAEAAGSAEAVTQQLDAERRKTDDLQQRASDAETAVLEGRARIADAERALREIRQAREAAATARADAERRLAEVSTRQETTLERLDEEHGADLDEANAELDRLQAEESFRPETARAEIPDLRQKIRALGAVNALALESYETEQERLSFLQEQRADLASAESSLLETIREINETARQRFDETFTQVRAAFQKIFSDLFGGDASADVALDGDDPLEAPVTITARPKGKRPVSLTQLSGGEKTLTATALLFAIYLVKPSPFCILDEVDAPLDDANVGRFMRLIRSFADSTQFILVTHNKLTMEAADRMYGVTMPTPGISRLVGVRFDEAEGAAVEAEPA; from the coding sequence GTGTACCTCAGCCGGCTCGACCTCCACGGCTTCAAGAGCTTCGCCCAGAAGACGTCCGTGGACTTCTCCCCCGGCGTCACGGCCATCGTGGGGCCCAACGGGTGCGGCAAGTCGAACGTGATCGACGCCGTGCGGTGGGTCCTCGGCGAGCAGCGGTCGCGGCTTCTGCGGAGCGAGTCGATGGCCGGCGTCATCTTCAACGGGTCGTCGGGGAAGAAGCCGCTCGGGATGGCTGAGGTCTCGCTGACGGTCGAGAACACGCGCGGCGTCCTCCCCACGGAGTATTCGGAGGTCACAGTCACGCGCCGGCTCTACCGCAACGGCGACTCGGAGTACCTCCTCAACGGGACGGTCTGCCGGCTCCGGGACATCCTCGACCTGTTCATGGACACCGGGATGGGCGCCGGGGCCTACTCCGTCATCGAGCTGTCGATGGTCGAGGACATCCTCTCGGAGCAGGCCGACGACCGCCGCCGGCTGTTCGAGGAGGCCGCGGGCGTGACGAAGTACAAGCGCCGCCGCGCGCAGGCCCTCCGCAAGCTCGACTCGACGCAGGCCGACCTGACCCGCCTCGACGACATCATCGAGGAGGTCGACAAGCAGGTCCGGTCGCTGTCGCGCCAGGCCCAGAAGGCCGCGCGGCACGAACGACTGGCGACGCGCCTCCGCCGGCTCGAACTGGCCCTCGCGGCGCACGACGTGACGCGGCTCCAGGACGAGCGCGACCGGCTTGAGGCCGCGGTCCAGGAAAAGGGCACCGAGGCGGAGGGACTCGGGGCGAAGGTGGCCGCGGGCGAGGCCCAGATCGAGGGCGCGCGGACGGCGCTCGTGGGGCTCGAACAAGACATGGCGAAGGCCGCCCGCGCGCTCCAGACGCACGCCGAGACGGTCCAGAAGCTGGAGGCCGAGATCCGCCTCGGCGACGAGCGCCAGTCGGCCGGGCGGCGGGCCCTCGAGCGGATCGCGCGCGAGCGCGACGCCGACGCGGTCCGCGCGGCCGACGCGGAGCGGGACGAGGCCGAGGCCGCCCAGCGGATCGAGACGGCCGAGGCCGCGCTCGCCGAGCGCGACGCGGCGCTCCTCGTGGCGGAGGGGGAGCGGACGGAGGCGCGCGACGCGGCGGAAACGGCCCGACAGAACGCGCAGTCGGCGCGGGCGACGGCGGCAGAGGCGACCGGGGCGCTCCGCGACGCCGAGCGGGCCGTGGAGCGTGCCCGCGACCGCCGCGCGTTTCTGGAGCAGGACGCCGAGCGTGTCGCCGCCGAGCGCCAGCAGCTCGCCGACGCGCCGGAAGCCAAGACCGATCGTGCGCCGCTCAACGATGCCGAGTCTGCCCTCGACGCGGCCAACACAACGCTGACGCGAGCCGTCGAGGCCCGAGACGCCGCGCGCGCCGCGTTCGAGGCCGCCGACGCCGACCGGCAGCACGCCCGCGCCGCCGCCCAGGCCGCGAAGGCGGAGGCCGACCTCCTCCAGGCGCTCGTCGAGGCCGGCCCGGGGGGCGACGGCGCCGTCGCGTTCCTCGTCGCGCATCCCGATGTCGAAGCGCCTCTCCTGGCCGAGGTTGTCGGGGCGAAGGAAGCGGACCGGCTCGCACTCGACGCGGCGCTCGGCGCGTGGTCGCAGGCCCTCGTCGTCCCGGACGAGGACGCCGCCGACGCCGCCATCGGCCGGCTGCGGGCGGCGGATCAAGGACGGGCGACGTTTCTCGTCCTCTCGCGCGTCGGCAAATCGCAGACGGAGCGATCGCCGGTGCCGCCGGGCGCGACGCCCGCACTTGACCTCGCCCGCGCCGACGAACGGTACACGCCGCTGCTCCAGGCGCTCCTCGGCAACACGTTTGTGGTCGAGTCCATGGTCAAGGCTAGGTCGCTGCGCGACGCCTACCCCGTCGCCCGGTTCGTGACGCGCGAGGGCGCGTGGACCGACGCGAGCGGCGCCGTCCACGGCGGGAGCCCGACCCCCTCGGACGCCGCCGGGCGGATGGGCGTCCGCGAACGGCAGGCCGAGGCGGCCGACGTGCTCGACGCCGCCGAGCGCGCCCGGGAGGCCGCCGAGCAAACCGCCGAGGCGGCCCGAGCCGACCGCGACGAGGCCGAGACGGCCCGCCGTCAGGCGGAGTCAGACCGCGATCGGGCGCGCGACGCGCGGGACAAGGCCCGCGACGCCGTCACCCGTGCCGAGGCCGCCGCGCAGGCCCAGGAGGCCCAGTCCGCCCGCCTCGGCGCCCGTGCGGAGGAGATCCGTCAACAGATCGCCGCCCTCCCCGAGACGGAGGCCTTGGAGGACGCTGTCGCCGCGCGCCAACTCGAAGCGTCCGACGCCCACGCGCGACAGGCCATGGCCGACGCCGCGCTCGACGACGCGCAGAAAGCCCGCCAGTCCGCCGAGGCCGCGTGGAGCGACGCCCGACTCGCACACGCCCGGTCGCAGTCGGCGGCCCAGGCCGCCCGTGAGGCCCGCGACCGCGCCGCGCAGACGCGCGCCGACATCGCCCGCCGCCAGGCCGACCGCGACGCCGAGGCGGGGCGGGTCCGCGCCGAGATCGCTGAGGCGGCCGGCTCTGCCGAGGCGGTCACGCAACAGCTCGACGCCGAGCGCCGCAAGACGGACGACCTCCAGCAGCGCGCGTCCGACGCCGAGACGGCCGTCCTCGAAGGCCGGGCGCGCATCGCCGACGCCGAGCGCGCGCTCCGCGAGATCCGCCAGGCCCGGGAGGCCGCCGCGACGGCCCGCGCCGACGCCGAGCGCCGCCTCGCCGAGGTCTCGACCCGCCAGGAGACGACGCTCGAACGGCTCGACGAGGAGCACGGCGCCGACCTCGACGAGGCCAACGCCGAGCTCGACCGGCTCCAGGCCGAGGAGTCGTTCCGGCCCGAGACGGCCCGCGCCGAGATCCCCGACCTCCGCCAGAAGATCCGAGCGCTCGGCGCCGTCAACGCGCTCGCGCTCGAGAGCTACGAGACCGAGCAGGAGCGCCTGAGCTTCCTCCAGGAGCAGCGTGCCGACCTCGCCTCGGCGGAATCCTCGCTCCTCGAGACGATCCGCGAGATCAACGAGACGGCCCGCCAGCGCTTCGACGAGACGTTCACGCAGGTCCGCGCGGCGTTCCAGAAGATCTTCTCGGACCTCTTCGGCGGCGACGCCTCGGCCGACGTGGCCCTCGACGGCGACGACCCGCTGGAAGCGCCGGTCACCATCACGGCCCGGCCGAAGGGCAAGCGGCCCGTCTCGCTGACCCAGCTCTCGGGCGGCGAGAAGACGCTCACGGCCACGGCGCTCCTCTTCGCCATCTACCTCGTCAAGCCGAGCCCGTTCTGCATCCTCGACGAGGTCGACGCCCCGCTCGACGACGCGAACGTGGGCCGGTTCATGCGCCTCATCCGGTCGTTCGCCGACTCGACGCAGTTCATCCTCGTCACCCACAACAAGCTGACGATGGAGGCCGCCGACCGGATGTACGGCGTGACGATGCCGACGCCGGGCATCAGCCGGCTCGTCGGCGTCCGGTTCGACGAGGCGGAGGGCGCCGCCGTCGAGGCCGAGCCGGCGTAG
- a CDS encoding glutamate-5-semialdehyde dehydrogenase: MAEIPTATLEDLVVACKRASRQVATLSTDAKNRALRAMADALEAHEAAILEANQRDLDGAAERGLSEAMTDRLTLTPERIARMADALREVASFADPVGEMAETRRRPSGIEVGRMRVPLGVIAMIYEARPNVTSDAAGLCFKAGNAVVLRGGSEAVHSNRAVAAALHEALEGEGGDPAAVTLVPTTDREAIKDLIRMSEHLDLVIPRGGEGLIRFVDEHSRVPVIKHYKGVCHLFVDETADLDVALDLLLDGKLSRPGVCNALETLLVHEAVAADFLPRAHRELAAHDAELRGDAATRRILGESVPEATEADYEAEFLAPIIAVRVVDGLDAALDHVATYGSQHTEVIATESVAAARRWVREVDASVVLVNASSRFSDGGELGLGAEIGISTTKLHAFGPMGLEALTTQKFVVHGAGETRHAVPPRAS, encoded by the coding sequence ATGGCTGAGATCCCGACCGCCACGCTCGAAGACCTCGTCGTCGCCTGCAAGCGGGCGTCCCGGCAGGTCGCCACGCTCTCGACCGACGCCAAGAACCGAGCGCTTCGGGCGATGGCCGACGCCCTCGAAGCGCACGAGGCCGCCATCCTCGAGGCCAACCAGCGCGACCTCGACGGCGCCGCCGAGCGCGGCCTGTCGGAGGCGATGACGGACCGGCTCACGCTCACGCCCGAGCGGATTGCGAGGATGGCGGATGCGCTCCGCGAGGTCGCGTCGTTCGCGGATCCCGTGGGTGAGATGGCCGAAACGCGGCGGCGGCCGAGCGGCATCGAGGTCGGGCGGATGCGCGTGCCGCTCGGCGTGATCGCCATGATCTACGAGGCCCGGCCGAACGTGACCTCCGACGCGGCGGGACTCTGCTTTAAGGCCGGCAACGCGGTCGTCCTACGGGGCGGCTCGGAGGCGGTCCACTCGAATCGGGCCGTCGCGGCGGCGCTCCACGAGGCGCTGGAAGGGGAGGGGGGCGACCCCGCCGCGGTCACCCTCGTCCCGACAACGGACCGCGAGGCGATCAAAGACCTCATCCGGATGAGCGAGCACCTCGACCTCGTCATCCCGCGCGGTGGCGAGGGCCTCATCCGGTTCGTCGACGAGCACAGCCGCGTGCCAGTCATCAAGCACTACAAGGGCGTCTGCCACCTGTTCGTGGACGAGACGGCCGACCTCGACGTGGCGCTCGACCTCCTCCTCGACGGGAAGCTCTCGCGGCCCGGCGTCTGCAACGCGCTCGAAACGCTCCTCGTCCACGAGGCCGTCGCCGCCGACTTCCTCCCGCGCGCCCACCGCGAGCTGGCCGCCCACGACGCTGAGCTCCGTGGGGACGCCGCCACGCGCCGGATCCTCGGCGAGTCGGTCCCCGAGGCCACCGAGGCGGACTACGAGGCGGAGTTCCTCGCGCCGATCATCGCCGTCCGGGTGGTCGACGGGCTCGACGCCGCGCTCGACCACGTGGCGACGTACGGCTCGCAGCACACTGAGGTCATCGCGACCGAGAGCGTGGCCGCGGCCCGCCGGTGGGTCCGCGAGGTGGACGCGTCGGTCGTGCTCGTCAACGCGTCGTCGCGGTTCTCCGACGGCGGCGAGCTCGGGCTGGGCGCGGAGATCGGCATCTCGACGACGAAGCTCCACGCGTTCGGCCCGATGGGGCTGGAGGCGCTGACGACGCAGAAGTTCGTCGTCCACGGGGCCGGCGAGACGCGCCACGCCGTCCCGCCCCGCGCGAGCTAG
- the asnB gene encoding asparagine synthase B, with translation MCSILGLLDLATDPAAARQTAVRLSGLQRHRGPDWSGVYATDKAVLAHERLAIVDVIHGAQPLLNPAGTHALAVNGEIYNHRELRAGLSEPFEFQTDSDCEVILALYQEHGADFLDTLVGIFAFVLYDAEQDRYLIARDPMGVMPLYTGRDEHGTLYVASEMKALVPVCKQIETFPPGHVLDSRVGEPVRYYTRDWMEYEPVKDNGAAPEAVREALDAAVKRQLMTDVPYGVLLSGGLDSSITAALAQKYSHKRVEADDQQEAWWPHLHSFAIGLEGSPDLKAAQEVAAYIGTEHHTLHFTVEEGIDAVPSVIRHLETYDVTTIRAATPMYLMARRIKAMGIKMVLSGEGADEIFGGYLYFHKAPDAQQFHEETVRKLDRLHLFDCLRANKAMAAWGVEARVPFLDQRFMDVAMRLNPEAKRPSEGKMEKHILREAFEDMLPASVAWRQKEQFSDGVGYSWIDSLKDWAEREVSDEQMASAAFRFPIHTPDTKEGYLYRTIFEEHYPHDACARTVPSGKSVACSTPEALAWDASFESSADPSGRAVAGVHVEAY, from the coding sequence ATGTGCTCCATCCTCGGACTCCTCGACCTCGCCACTGACCCCGCCGCCGCGCGCCAGACGGCCGTCCGCCTGAGCGGCCTCCAGCGCCACCGCGGCCCCGACTGGTCCGGCGTCTACGCCACCGACAAGGCCGTGCTCGCGCATGAGCGGCTCGCCATCGTCGACGTGATCCACGGGGCGCAGCCGCTCCTCAACCCGGCGGGCACGCACGCCCTCGCGGTCAACGGCGAGATCTACAACCACCGCGAGTTGCGGGCCGGGCTGTCGGAGCCCTTCGAGTTCCAGACCGACTCCGACTGCGAGGTCATCCTCGCCCTGTACCAGGAGCACGGGGCCGATTTCCTCGACACGCTCGTCGGCATCTTCGCCTTCGTCCTCTACGACGCGGAGCAGGACCGGTACCTCATCGCGCGCGACCCGATGGGCGTGATGCCGCTCTACACCGGTCGCGACGAGCACGGGACGCTGTACGTGGCGTCCGAGATGAAGGCGCTCGTGCCGGTCTGCAAGCAGATCGAGACGTTCCCTCCGGGCCACGTCCTCGACAGCAGAGTCGGCGAGCCCGTCCGCTACTACACGCGGGACTGGATGGAGTACGAGCCCGTCAAGGACAACGGCGCCGCGCCCGAGGCCGTCCGCGAGGCGCTCGACGCGGCCGTCAAGCGCCAGCTCATGACCGACGTGCCGTACGGCGTGCTCCTGTCCGGCGGGCTGGACTCCTCGATCACGGCGGCGCTCGCGCAGAAGTACTCCCACAAGCGCGTCGAGGCCGACGACCAGCAGGAGGCGTGGTGGCCCCACCTCCACTCGTTCGCCATCGGCCTCGAAGGCAGCCCGGACCTCAAGGCCGCCCAGGAGGTCGCCGCGTACATCGGGACGGAGCACCACACGCTCCACTTCACGGTCGAGGAGGGGATCGACGCCGTGCCCTCCGTGATCCGTCACCTCGAGACCTACGACGTCACGACGATCCGCGCGGCGACGCCGATGTACCTCATGGCGCGGCGGATCAAGGCCATGGGCATCAAGATGGTGCTCTCGGGCGAGGGGGCCGACGAGATCTTCGGCGGCTACCTCTACTTCCACAAGGCGCCCGACGCCCAGCAGTTCCACGAGGAGACCGTCCGCAAGCTCGACCGGCTCCACCTGTTCGATTGCCTCCGCGCGAACAAGGCGATGGCCGCGTGGGGCGTCGAGGCGCGCGTCCCGTTTTTGGACCAGCGGTTCATGGACGTCGCCATGCGCCTGAACCCCGAGGCGAAGCGCCCGAGCGAGGGCAAAATGGAAAAACACATCCTCCGCGAGGCGTTCGAGGACATGCTCCCGGCGTCCGTCGCGTGGCGCCAGAAGGAGCAGTTCTCCGACGGCGTCGGCTACTCGTGGATCGACTCGCTGAAGGACTGGGCCGAGCGCGAGGTGAGCGACGAGCAGATGGCGAGCGCCGCGTTCCGCTTCCCGATCCACACGCCGGACACGAAGGAGGGCTACCTCTACCGGACGATCTTCGAGGAGCACTACCCCCACGACGCCTGCGCGCGGACCGTCCCCAGCGGCAAGTCCGTCGCGTGCTCGACGCCGGAGGCCCTCGCCTGGGACGCGTCCTTCGAGTCGTCCGCCGACCCGAGCGGTCGGGCCGTCGCGGGCGTCCACGTCGAGGCCTATTGA
- a CDS encoding HAD family hydrolase — protein sequence MLDLLAFDLDGTLADTESLKGQSYGWAAHQLRPDIDPADVEAAYVPYIGGGRETIAAGLLDHFDLAEAARAHDPSVEPWKSFVTLRLGRYRGMLRDPDLVRRHALPAALAVVETAHRMAHATAIVTTTDRANAWPVLDALGLGDAFDTVVTSDDVEAHKPDPCGYELALGHVGADPARSLAIEDSPTGARAAVAAGLTVLAVPTEFTRAGLLDLVRDGVLPADGLVEPEDLAEAVRRRAEAA from the coding sequence GTGCTCGACCTCCTCGCCTTCGACCTCGACGGGACGCTCGCCGACACCGAGTCGCTGAAGGGCCAGTCCTACGGTTGGGCCGCTCACCAGCTCCGCCCGGACATCGATCCGGCCGACGTCGAGGCGGCCTACGTCCCCTACATCGGGGGCGGACGGGAGACGATCGCCGCCGGCCTCCTCGACCACTTCGACCTGGCGGAGGCCGCCCGGGCGCACGATCCCTCGGTCGAGCCGTGGAAGTCGTTCGTGACCCTCCGGCTGGGACGCTATCGCGGGATGCTCCGCGACCCCGACCTCGTGCGCCGCCACGCGCTGCCCGCCGCGCTCGCGGTCGTCGAGACGGCCCACCGGATGGCTCACGCCACCGCGATCGTGACGACGACCGACCGGGCCAACGCCTGGCCCGTCCTCGACGCCCTCGGCCTCGGCGACGCGTTCGACACCGTCGTCACGTCCGACGACGTGGAGGCGCACAAGCCCGACCCGTGCGGCTACGAGCTCGCGCTCGGACACGTCGGCGCCGACCCCGCCCGGTCCCTCGCCATCGAGGATTCGCCGACGGGCGCGCGGGCCGCCGTCGCGGCCGGGCTCACCGTGCTCGCCGTGCCGACCGAGTTCACGCGCGCCGGCCTCCTCGACCTCGTCCGCGACGGCGTGCTCCCCGCGGACGGGCTCGTCGAGCCCGAGGACCTCGCCGAGGCCGTCCGTCGGCGTGCCGAGGCGGCCTGA
- the proB gene encoding glutamate 5-kinase, with protein sequence MDSTSTPLRPWSRAVVKVGSALVAPDGVPSDVHLGAIARFVVESRAAGREVVVVSSGAVAAGRAALGGGRPRTIPEKQALAAVGQPRLMGHWGRFLDAPTAQVLLTHDDLVHRDRFLNARNTLAELLGRGVVPVVNENDTVAVDELKVGDNDNLAAHVAVLAEADLLVILTDVDGLFDADPRTTGSARLVPVVDRVDAGVHAFAGGAGTDAGTGGMRTKLQAAEKATSRGIDTVLVNGTDAARLGALAEGALHGTLFRALDPPLPAKKHWLLHATPVAGRLVVDAGAADAVCRRGASLLAPGVVAVAGDFGRGEPVEVADEAGRVLARGIVRYAAHELVRVRGRQSGELEAVLGYAGPSAVVHRDDLALLETPDPDG encoded by the coding sequence ATGGATTCTACATCGACCCCGCTCCGCCCCTGGTCGCGCGCCGTGGTGAAGGTGGGGAGCGCGCTCGTGGCGCCGGACGGCGTGCCCAGCGACGTCCATCTCGGTGCCATCGCGCGGTTCGTGGTCGAGAGTCGGGCGGCCGGGCGGGAGGTCGTCGTCGTGTCGTCGGGCGCCGTCGCGGCGGGACGCGCCGCCCTGGGCGGGGGCCGGCCGCGGACGATCCCCGAGAAGCAGGCGCTCGCGGCCGTCGGCCAGCCCCGGCTGATGGGCCACTGGGGGCGATTTCTGGACGCGCCCACCGCGCAGGTCCTCCTCACGCACGACGACCTCGTCCACCGCGACCGCTTCCTCAACGCGCGGAACACGCTCGCCGAGCTGCTCGGTCGCGGGGTCGTCCCGGTCGTCAATGAGAACGACACGGTGGCGGTCGACGAACTCAAGGTCGGCGACAACGACAACCTCGCCGCCCACGTCGCCGTGCTCGCCGAGGCGGACCTCCTCGTGATCCTGACCGACGTCGACGGCCTGTTCGACGCCGACCCGCGGACGACCGGCAGCGCCCGCCTCGTGCCCGTCGTGGACCGGGTCGACGCGGGCGTCCACGCGTTCGCGGGCGGGGCGGGGACCGACGCCGGAACGGGTGGGATGCGGACGAAGCTCCAGGCCGCCGAGAAGGCGACCTCGCGCGGGATCGACACGGTCCTCGTCAACGGCACCGACGCGGCCCGCCTCGGCGCGCTCGCGGAGGGGGCGCTCCACGGGACGCTGTTTCGGGCGCTCGACCCGCCGCTCCCCGCGAAAAAGCACTGGCTCTTGCACGCGACGCCAGTCGCCGGCCGGCTCGTGGTCGACGCGGGCGCGGCCGACGCCGTCTGCCGCCGCGGCGCGTCGCTGCTGGCGCCCGGCGTCGTGGCTGTCGCCGGCGACTTCGGCCGCGGCGAGCCGGTCGAGGTGGCCGACGAGGCGGGCCGGGTGCTCGCGCGGGGGATCGTCCGGTACGCAGCTCACGAGCTGGTGCGCGTCCGCGGACGGCAGAGCGGGGAGCTGGAAGCGGTCCTCGGCTACGCCGGCCCCTCGGCCGTCGTCCATCGTGACGATCTTGCGCTCCTTGAGACTCCCGATCCCGATGGCTGA